ttaaattgtttaacttgggtcaaacatttcgggtagccttccacaagcttcccacaataagttgggtggattttggcccattcatcctgacagagctggtgtaactgagtcaggtttgtaggcctccttgcttgtacatgtttttttcagttctgcccacaaattttgtatgggattgacgtcagggctttgtgatggccactccaataccttgactttgttgtccttaaaccattttgccacaactttggaagtatgcttggggtcactgttaatttggaagacccatttgcgaccaagctttaacttcctgactgatgtcttgagatgttgcttcaatatatccacataatttccctacctcatgatgccatctattttgtgaagtgcaccagtccctcttgcagaaaagcacccccacaacatgatgctgccacccctgtgcttcacagttgggacttcggcttgcaagccttccccttttccctccaaacataacgatggtcattatggccaaacagttctattttggtttcatcagaccagaggacatttctccaaaaagtacgatctttgtccccatgtgcagatgcaaaccgtagtctggcttttttatggcggttttggagcagtggcttcttccttgctgagcgggctTTCAGGTTATGTGAATATAGGACtaatttttactgtggatatagatacttttgtacctgtttcctccagcatcttcacaaggtcctttgctgttctggttgattgatttgcacttttcgcaccaaagtgcgttcatctctaggagacagaatgcgtctccttcctgagcggtatgacggctgcgtggtcccatggtgtttcaacttgcgtactattgtttgtacagatgaacggggtcccttcaggcgtttggaaattgctcccaaggatgaaccagacttgtggaggtctacatttttttttctttaggtcttggctgatttcttttgatttccatgatgtcaagccaagaggcactgagtttgaaggtaggccttgaaatacatccacaggtacacctccaattgactcaaatcagaagcttctaaagccatgacatcattttctggaattttctaagctgtttaaaggaagtcaacttagtgtatgtgaaattctgatccactggaattgtgatgcagtgaaataatctgtttgtaaacaattgttggaaaaaccgacttgccaaaactatagtctgttaacaagaaatttgtggagtggttgaaaaacgagttttaatgactccaacctaagtgtatgtaaacttccgacttcaactgtatatgttgagTTTGTCCCTCATTGCCACTTTGCCTTCCATCATTTTGCACTATGATACTGGGAGAACATGGAAAGATGAGGTGTTGAACATAGGGTGGTTGgtaacctagcggttagagcgttgggcctttAACTGAAAGGTACCTGAGCCgacaaagtgaaaaatctgtctgtgccctttgAGCAAGGTCCTTAACCTTAATTTGCTCCAAGGCAGAGTTCATGAAGTCACAGAATTTTAAAAAGTTTTCTGGGCCGGGAAAAGTTTTGGGGAAATTATCAAATCTGAAAAGTCATGGAAGTTAATAACCTTTCTGTTAATGGAATGTATAGGCACAGTTCACTATTTtatcaataaaataaaaatccacaTATCAGCCAGGATCGGAAAACACGTCTGTTTGTGTGCATCACCTGCATATGTGTGAGATGAGTGGGCTGTTTGTTGCTCAAGGAGAGAAAGACAGTTGGACATTGCAGCAGAAGGTAGAGTGCatttacagcctcattctaaaatttatgaaatagtttttttccccctcaacttacacacaataccccataatgacaaagcaaaaaaaggttttaatcTATTTTAGCAAAGGTATTACaataactgatatcacatttacataaatattcagaccctttactcaatacttttttGACgtgcctttggcagcgattacagccttaagtcttcttgggtatgacgttacaagcttggcacacctgtatttggggagtttctcccattcttctctgcagatcctctcaagctctgtcacgttggatggggagcgtcgctgcacagctattttctggtctctccagagatgtttgatcagcttgaagtccgggctctggctagacCACTgaagggcattcagagacttgtcccaaagccactcttgcgttctcttggctgtgtgcttaggcttgttgtcctgttggaaggtgaacctttgtcccagtctgaggtcctgagagctctggagcaggttttcatcaaggatctctctgtacatttctccgttcatctttccccatgatcctgaccagtctcccagtcccttccgctgaaatacatccccacagcatgatgctgccaccaccatgcttcaccgtagggatggtgccaggtttcctccagatgtgacgcttggcattcaggccaaagagttcaatcttggtttcatcagaccagataatcttgtttctcatggtctgagagactttaggtgtcttttggcaaactccaagcgggctgtcatgggccttttactgaggagtggcttccgtctggccactctaccatattgattggtggagtgttgcagaaatggttgtccttctgaaaggttctcccatctccacagaggaactctggagctctgtcagagtgaccatcgggttcttggtcacctccctcagtttggcagggtgcagagtcttggtggttccaaacttcttccatttaagaatgatggcggccactgtgttcttggggaccttcaatgctgcaggcattttttggtacccttccccagatctgtgcttcgacacaatcctgtcttggagctctacaaacaattccttcgacctcatggcttggtttttgctctgacatgcactgtcccctgtgggaccttatatagacaggtgtctgtgcctttccaaatcatgtccaattaattgaatttaccacaaaaggactccaaccaagttgtagaaacatctcaagaattatcaatggaaacaggatgcacctgagctcaatttcgagtctcatagcaaagggtctgaaaacttatgtaaataaagtatatatatttttttttcctaaacttgttttcgctttgtcattatggggtattgtgtgttgattgataaggggattttttttaatatcaattttagaataaggctagtgtaacaaaatgtggaaaaatggtcccgtgtggctcagttggtagagcatgatggtgtttgcaacggcagggttgtgggttcgattcccacgggggaccagtacggggggaatttttttttgaaatgtatgcattcactactgtaagtcgctctggataagagtgtctgctaaaatgactaaaatgtaaaaagttaaggggtctgaatactacttaagtaaaaaaaaaatgtttagttttaaatatacttaactatcaaaagtaaatgtaattgctgaaacacacttaagtatcaaaagtaaaactaaaagcatgaatcatttcaaattccttatattaagcaaaccagacagcacaaatggcttttattttttatttacggatagccaggggcacactccaacactcagacttcatttacaaactaagcatttgtttTCAGTgaatccaccagatcagaggcagtggggatgactagggatgttctcttgataagtgtgtgaatttgactattttctgtcctgctaagcattgaaaatgtaactggtacttttggatatcagggaaaatgtatggcgtaaaaagtacattgtctttaggaatgtagtgaagtaaaagttgtcaaaatataAATAGCAAAGTATAGATACTCCTTAAGTagaactttaaagtatttttacttaagtactttacaccactgtatttAGGTAACCAATTCAAAACATGTATTGTACACTGTAGTTAACTGTTAAGCTGTTATTAGCATGTATTAATGTTTTCGTCATGTCCCAAAAACCTTCCACCAACACTCGCGAATAAGGCCATACACAGTTGATTTCATTTTTTAATGAATCAGATTATTCATTTAAACAATTATTTTTGACAAAATTAACGATTCACTTCGCCATTTATTATTTGAGATTCAGTTCAATCGTGATTAATCGAATCAGGTGAATCAAAATAATTTGTGAATCGCAAACAGTAATTTTAggaagaaatatttattttagATTATGTTTAAATTTGTTTGTAGATACAGTACTTCCAGTTGATTTGGGCATCCAATGTATGGGACATTGCAAACTCAAAAGATGCTAGTCAGCAGTGGTGTGAAGTACTAAAGTAGTTTTtctgggtatctgtactttactgttgACATTTGATACTTTTACTTCAATACATTCCTAAATAATattatgtactttttattccatacattttccctcacACCGAAAACTACTCTTTAcactttgaatgcttagcaggacaggaaaatggtccaattcattcAGTTATGaagagaacgtccctggtcatcccgATTTGCCTCTGATCTGACAAACTCACTACACACAAATGTTTAATTTGTAATTgatttctgagtgttggagtgtgcccaagGCTATCtgtaattctttttttttttttttaagaaaatggTGTGTTatttttaatataaggaattttaaattatttatacttatACTTTTGATTCAAAAGTATattttaacaattacatttacttttaacttttactcaagtagtattttactggttgacttttacttgagtcgttttctattaaggtatctttacttttactcatgtatgacaatttagtactttttccaccactcctACTCACCCTGCAAAGTAAACACTTCTAAGGTAGCTAAGATAAATATGACTAAACTAGAAAAGGTACATTTCCGGAAGAAAATGTGTAGGCTTGCTTCAGCTGAACAAAAGGATTTGCAGCGTACCGTATGGATCTTTCATTTTTTTCAAAAGGCATAAAACATATTTAGTTGTAATGTTGCAATGTTATATATCAAGGGTGGTCAAGTTTTaaacctgtaaaacaacacctttcactgcatctatctgcTGTATGTCACAGAATCTTTATTCATTATTTTTAATGCCATGTTTAAGTATTTGATATCTGGTCATAGGATAGACAGGGGAGGTGACATGCCATTTCAGGTTTTCATTTTGTAAAAAGCCCTGTCAGTTGATAGACATCTGTCTGGGAAGGTTTCACTTCTTCATTTCTGAATTGTGTTACATAAGTCCTGGTACTTAACTGTCTTTTTACATCTGGTCTGTCATTCAAGGCTTTTCTCTCTCGATACGGGATGCTTTATTTGGAGGAAAGGTTAGCAGAAACTTGTTTTGGAATAAAGCATCGGTCTATTCCATTCGAAACAACATCACGTTTCATTATAATTGACCTCCAGTGGGTTACTGAGGCCCAAAACCTCCCACGGTAAGTGCAATTCTCAGTTCTAATATGCCAGTTAATATCTGTGTAAGGCCATGAAAACTTTACATTGAGGTGAATACTCAATTTGAATACTATTATTAATATACCAGCATTTACTGTTTTATACTGGTTGTCTCATGATTGTACTGTATTTGCAGTTGTGTTGTCATTTGCTTACCCACAGTTAGCATCTGAAACCCATTTTGATAAGGCTTGGACCTGGTTTTAACATTGCCCATAGCTGGGACTTGCTGGGATCAACTTTCATTGTATGTACTTCTGTGCAATTAAATAAGATCTATTTTGTGGTATGAATGTTTTATTTATCTCGGTCCAGGTCATGCAGGGATATGGAGTTCTCCTCTGCTTATGTCTACTAACACCAGCTGTTAGAACTACAAATCCCAAGTTCTTCCCTTGCGACAGCAACGCAGACTCCAGTGTGGTGAACTGCTCTCGGAGGGCGCTCACCCGCATCCCAGTGATCTGCTCAGCCTCTGTCCTTTCACTTGACCTGAGCTATACCGGGATTCAGCAGGTAGGGAAGGATGCATTCTCTGGTGTTCCAAACCTCCAGAAACTGAGCATGACACGGAACTGTCTCCCTAGTCATATGAGGGCCCTGGGGTCTCCCTCGTGCCATGTTGAGATCCACAAGGATGCCTTCATGTGTCTTAAGAACCTCAGCACCCTCCTACTGGAAGGAAACAGCctcacctcccccctccccagactacctgacagcctggaagTCCTTAATCTGGAGTCTAACCACCTTTACAACATAACCCAGCCCCTCGGCACACCAAATCTCAAGCAGCTGCTACTCACCATGAACTGCTACTATGGTAACCCCTGCAACCAGTCCTTCCACATTGACGAGGCAGTCTTCAGGGAGCTTACCCAGCTGCAATACCTTACCCTGGGTTTTAACAACGTAACATCCATCCCTCCGGGAATGCCTCCCTCTCTGAAGAGACTGGATCTGAATGAGAATAAAATTTCTGTGTTGAATGAGTGGGCGTTTGCCAATCTGACCCAGCTCTGTCAACTCAACCTGGGCTGGAACTGCCAGCGCTGTGACCATGCTGCTCAGCCCTGCTTCCCCTGCTTCAACAACACCCCCCTTGACATCAACCCACGAGCGTTTTACGCCCAGAACAACTCTCTCAAATTCCTCAGCCTGAGGGGAAACTCCCTCCGCAACATCCCAGAGGGCCTCTTCAGTCCCCTTGTACACCTAGAGAGATTGGACCTATCGGACAACCTACTGGCCATTGCCATACGCACTGGTACCTTCTTCATAGAGCTGAAGAGGCTCACTTGGATCAGCCTCATCTACAACTATGAGCCGATGAAAACATTCAAGGAGCTGGTGCTGTCTCCCAACCTGACCCAGATGTCTGGCCTGAAAACACTTCTCCTCAGTGGGAACTTCTTCCATATGGTCTCAGAGGAAACTGTGGCGGTTCTGGCAAAGTTCCGTTGGCTGGAGGTACTGGAGCTGCGGATGAACTTCATCAGGTCCTGTAATCTGAGTGCCCTGGCCCAGCTACCAGCCCTGGTGAGGGTGGACCTTTCCCAGAACATGCTGGAATTTTTCCCATCCTTCTCTACTCAGTCCAACATGTGTAAGTCCTTTAAGAGCTTTCAGAACCAGAACCGGTATGACACAGTGGAACTTCAGAACCCACCCATGTTGCTCAGTGACAGGAAGGCTGTCCCAGATGAGCCCTGGCATCATCCAGGTCCAGTAGTCACTGCAGCCGAGCCAGGGCCAAACACGTTGGCAATACTGGAGGATGAGTGCACTCAAAACCCAACTATATTTTCCTTCAAAAATAATCTCTGCAATGGTGCCATGTCTTTTGACCTTTCCCAAAACAACATCCTCGCCCTCAATGGCAGTTTGTTCCTAGGTATGGAGAAGGCAGTCTGTTTGGACCTCTCTTACAACTACATGAGCCAGAGCTTAAACGGCAAACAGTTT
The DNA window shown above is from Salmo salar chromosome ssa13, Ssal_v3.1, whole genome shotgun sequence and carries:
- the tlr9 gene encoding toll-like receptor 9 isoform X1, yielding MNVLFISVQVMQGYGVLLCLCLLTPAVRTTNPKFFPCDSNADSSVVNCSRRALTRIPVICSASVLSLDLSYTGIQQVGKDAFSGVPNLQKLSMTRNCLPSHMRALGSPSCHVEIHKDAFMCLKNLSTLLLEGNSLTSPLPRLPDSLEVLNLESNHLYNITQPLGTPNLKQLLLTMNCYYGNPCNQSFHIDEAVFRELTQLQYLTLGFNNVTSIPPGMPPSLKRLDLNENKISVLNEWAFANLTQLCQLNLGWNCQRCDHAAQPCFPCFNNTPLDINPRAFYAQNNSLKFLSLRGNSLRNIPEGLFSPLVHLERLDLSDNLLAIAIRTGTFFIELKRLTWISLIYNYEPMKTFKELVLSPNLTQMSGLKTLLLSGNFFHMVSEETVAVLAKFRWLEVLELRMNFIRSCNLSALAQLPALVRVDLSQNMLEFFPSFSTQSNMCKSFKSFQNQNRYDTVELQNPPMLLSDRKAVPDEPWHHPGPVVTAAEPGPNTLAILEDECTQNPTIFSFKNNLCNGAMSFDLSQNNILALNGSLFLGMEKAVCLDLSYNYMSQSLNGKQFLHLDNLAYLSMAHNRIDLYYGDAFKELNATLKALDLSNNEFHFLMRGMGHRFEFIKNLPNLEVLSLSDNSIGMRIDHTLYSDSLRYLYFSGNNLDIMWDTRSNDYITFFQNLTNLIYLDISRNQLRSLSPAAFCNLPVSLQVLRVSDNKLNYFPWENITALGRLCHLNLSLNYLSELPDKVIHFQAKLTLLDLSHNQISFLPEDFFSQALALRFLYLNHNKLKLLDRQSLPAPLRYGSALQLLTLHANPFDCSCDTSWFADFLRASQVEILLLTTAVHCGFPESQQGASVLSMDPRSCQEIYGSLTFLSMTFLTLVFTALPLLRHLYGWDVWYCFQVLWAGHKGYSQLPGGNFQSQYDAFVVFDTGNHAVRDWVYNELLIHLENVGRRRFCLCLEERDWVPGLSCIENLHSAVYSSMKTVFVLTSGASGGGARVSRVDGVTRQAFYMVQQRLLDEKVDVAVLVLLDEVFPKLKYLQLRKRLCRKSVLSWPRNPQAQPLFWNNMKTALASDNIRSYDSNVSESFI
- the tlr9 gene encoding toll-like receptor 9 precursor (The RefSeq protein has 1 substitution compared to this genomic sequence), yielding MQGYGVLLCLCLLTPAVRTTNPKFFPCDSNADSSVVNCSRRALTRIPVICSASVLSLDLSYTGIQQVGKDAFSGVPNLQKLSMTRNCLPSHMRALGSPSCHVEIHKDAFMCLKNLSTLLLEGNSLTSPLPRLPDSLEVLNLESNHLYNITQPLGTPNLKQLLLTMNCYYGNPCNQSFHIDEAVFRELTQLQYLTLGFNNVTSIPPGMPPSLKRLDLNENKISVLNEWAFANLTQLCQLNLGWNCQRCDHAAQPCFPCFNNTPLDINPRAFYAQNNSLKFLSLRGNSLRNIPEGLFSPLVHLERLDLSDNLLAIAIRTGTFFIELKRLTWISLIYNYEPMKTFKELVLSPNLTQMSGLKTLLLSGNFFHMVSEETVAVLAKFRWLEVLELRMNFIRSCNLSALAQLPALVRVGLSQNMLEFFPSFSTQSNMCKSFKSFQNQNRYDTVELQNPPMLLSDRKAVPDEPWHHPGPVVTAAEPGPNTLAILEDECTQNPTIFSFKNNLCNGAMSFDLSQNNILALNGSLFLGMEKAVCLDLSYNYMSQSLNGKQFLHLDNLAYLSMAHNRIDLYYGDAFKELNATLKALDLSNNEFHFLMRGMGHRFEFIKNLPNLEVLSLSDNSIGMRIDHTLYSDSLRYLYFSGNNLDIMWDTRSNDYITFFQNLTNLIYLDISRNQLRSLSPAAFCNLPVSLQVLRVSDNKLNYFPWENITALGRLCHLNLSLNYLSELPDKVIHFQAKLTLLDLSHNQISFLPEDFFSQALALRFLYLNHNKLKLLDRQSLPAPLRYGSALQLLTLHANPFDCSCDTSWFADFLRASQVEILLLTTAVHCGFPESQQGASVLSMDPRSCQEIYGSLTFLSMTFLTLVFTALPLLRHLYGWDVWYCFQVLWAGHKGYSQLPGGNFQSQYDAFVVFDTGNHAVRDWVYNELLIHLENVGRRRFCLCLEERDWVPGLSCIENLHSAVYSSMKTVFVLTSGASGGGARVSRVDGVTRQAFYMVQQRLLDEKVDVAVLVLLDEVFPKLKYLQLRKRLCRKSVLSWPRNPQAQPLFWNNMKTALASDNIRSYDSNVSESFI